One Pyxicephalus adspersus chromosome 3, UCB_Pads_2.0, whole genome shotgun sequence genomic window carries:
- the LRRC25 gene encoding leucine-rich repeat-containing protein 25 — MWMLMLAVSFFYTFSDAKEVCNGTKCETLVNGICEPLHWSNFESCENVNLSNNNIVTIIPTSNYKLLEKLDLSHNRLAHLPEKFLSTAIALKEINLGNNILEELPENFLSNSSKLQMLKLEGNRITKIPTSVFHSSLLNLSVDCTCDLARSIVQQLNTNSTDQSKPFVICTTSSITSKFEKVEEFFARNCGSQSFLVLYIVLPTVALGVIVGGVALYLWKKNNSSANIVSKTSTEKSPSHGQPRYMTRNMDVAASTLNQNPGQNYENVFVGHFQTNKTKPHEYLTEQSRSGAPIEPTMEEDIYLESDVNEGDQPIYSNTQGVYYNYCDHGNIHINKEEDDVYILPDQ; from the exons ATGTGGATGCTAATGCTGGCAGTCagctttttttacacatttagtgATGCAAAAGAAGTGTGTAATGGAACCAAATGTGAAACTTTAGTAAATGGGATCTGTGAACCCCTACACTGGTCTAATTTTGAAAGCTGTGAAAATGTCAATTTGAGCAACAATAACATTGTGACTATTATACCAACTTCAAATTATAAATTGCTCGAAAAACTAGATTTGTCTCACAATAGACTGGCACATCTCCCAGAAAAATTCCTATCTACTGCAATTGCTTTGAAAGAAATTAACCTGGGGAACAATATTCTCGAAGAGTTGCCAGAAAACTTTCTAAGCAATTCTTCCAAACTGCAAATGCTAAAACTTGAAGGAAATCGTATAACTAAAATTCCAACAAGTGTTTTTCATTCCAGTCTCCTTAACTTAAGTGTAGATTGCACATGTGATTTGGCTAGAAGTATAGTTCAGCAACTAAATACAAACTCAACAGACCAATCAAAGCCTTTTGTGATATGCACAACATCTTCCATTACATCAAAGTTTGAAAAAGTTGAAGAGTTCTTTGCAAGAAACTGTGGTTCACAAAGCTTTTTGGTTTTATACATTGTGCTGCCTACAGTAGCTTTAGGTGTTATAGTTGGTGGAGTGGCTCTGTACCTTTGGAAGAAGAATAACAGCTCAGCTAATATTGTAAGCAAGACAAGTACAGAAAAGTCCCCTTCTCATGGACAACCACGCTACATGACACGAAATATGGATGTTGCAGCATCAACCTTAAACCAAAATCCAGGACAAaactatgaaaatgtttttgttggtcACTTTCAAACGAACAAGACAAAACCTCATGAATATTTAACTGAACAAAGCAGATCAGGAGCACCAAT TGAACCAACCATGGAAGAAGATATCTATTTGGAGAGTGATGTAAATGAAGGTGATCAACCCATTTATAGCAACACCCAAGGAGTATATTACAACTATTGTGATCATGGTAATATCCATATAAACAAAGAAGAAGATGATGTTTATATTTTACCTGACCAGTGA